In a single window of the Gossypium hirsutum isolate 1008001.06 chromosome D02, Gossypium_hirsutum_v2.1, whole genome shotgun sequence genome:
- the LOC107910402 gene encoding inosine-5'-monophosphate dehydrogenase 2-like, with protein sequence MGSLEAMTKGSDQRCLGDTAKLKIAQGVVGAVADKGSVLKFIPYTMQAVKQGFQDLGASSLPSAHEHLRSGTLRFEVRTGAAQAEGGVHGLVSYEKKSF encoded by the exons ATGGGCTCCCTAGAAGCAATGACTAAGGGAAGTGATCAAAGATGTTTGGGTGATACCGCGAAGTTGAAGATCGCACAAGGGGTTGTTGGAGCAGTCGCGGATAAAGGCTCTGTACTAAAATTTATACCTTACACAATGCAAGCAGTCAAGCAAGGATTCCAAGATCTCGGTGCTTCCTCTCTACCGTCTGCACATGAACACTTGAGATCAGGCACACTGAGGTTTGAG GTTCGAACCGGTGCAGCACAAGCTGAAGGTGGAGTGCATGGTTTGGTTTCTTATGAAAAGAAGTCGTTTTGA